GCATGCATCTAGAGTTCGTTACCCTTTCACTAATCTGGGATATTTCATTTGTAGAAAAGATGGGAGCATCTTCTGCATATGGGAAAAAGGGTATTTGTCGTTGGTGATCTTAATATTGCACCTACTTCAATGGATCGCTGTGACGCAGGACCAGATTTTGAGAATAACGAGTAAGCATGTTAtctaattttctaaatgtaGGGGATCTTATGCTCTTGCCTAATTTTACTTCTGTTTAACTCTTAAGCACTACAATTCGGTATGTTAACTTTGTTATGGAATATATGTGATCTGTCTTTTAGGTTTCGGAGATGGCTGAGATCTTTGATGGTGGCATGTGGTGGCCGTTTCATTGACATTTTCAGAGCAAAACATCCTGACCGGTAGGGTTTTCTTTTGGGTTAGAAGTTTGCGATTCATTTTATACCGTAGGAATCTGTTTATTGCCATcaataaaatgataatcatTGATTCTTTCtgattatttatgtttgtggTGTTAGCTATTGAGATTGAATTGCTGTTTGATAATGTTATATCATCCACCGATACTGGTGTTTTGAATAAGTGACATGATAGATGATACAGTTGTGCTACTATCATCGTGTCTCAAGTACCAGGGGGGGTCGTTTCAGTTTAAATACTATGATGACTACTAACACTTCTTTCAACTGCAGTCAATAATGTAGCATGTCGTATATTCTATCTACCTCCTTTCATCACCACCTTTTCCTTGGTTTATAAACAAACGGGAGACAACATTTTTTACTGTGTAAATAGGTTTGACTAATTCACTTACAATCAAATTCAGTTATccaattgttttgtttttgcagAAGAGATGCATATACATGCTGGCCTCAAAGTACAGGTGCGGAAGTATTCAATTATGGGACAAGGATCGACCATATATTGTGTGCAGGACCATGCTTACATCATGACAACAACCTGCCGGGCCATAATATTGTAGCTTGTCATGTTATGGAATGTGACATTCTGTCACAGTACAAACGCTGGAAAGATGGCAATTCTTATAGGTAcacaattaaatcaaatagGATGTCAGatgtatatttcttttccagaaaataaatgataaaattgattATGAAGTCTTGCGATTAGTATAGTATGTATGAACACATTTCAGctatttatttgttcttttgtttgttcGTTCACAATTTTCAGCTATTGCATTCTTCATTTTAGTGTTTGATCCTGAATTTATTCTGAGCATCAATTATTTGGTTGTATTTATAGCAGAACACATAGTATCTTTGCTTAAAaatttgcttcaatttgttttgCTATTCTCAATGTGAAATATTGGATCAGGGTGTCATCTCAATCctgttataaaatataatactaaaaagattttaataatattgttaacAGTTTTTTTGTTGTCATCATCATTATCGTTAGGGAATATCaattttaagatatttcaAGATATAATGGAGTTCGGCAGTCATTATTTCAAGATATAATGgagttgtaaaaaaaaaagggataaAAAGGGATGTAATGGTGTTTAGGATATTTTATCTTATGGTGTGATTACAAATTCAACCAGGCTTGGATGTGTCGAGGGCAGACAATATAGGATAAGAACTAGGGGTGGAATAATTTTTGTCGGATTCTCCACATCAAGTTAggttaatatttcttttacgATTGCTGTAAAAAATTCCCAGCAGATTAGAAACAAGTTCTATTAGCTTTGCACAATATGACTAAGTTTATGACTCAAGTCCAAGATGCTAAATAGATGGACAATGCTacattttctctctctgtttggtttttttttctatctgaATGAGACTGATTGATTCAACATCCACCAGAACTTTCTAAAAGCTCCAAATGCTTAGACTTAAACCTTGAAATGTATTTGCATAAAACTCTTAAATGCTAGCCTAGACCATGTTAGTCTAGCACAACCGTTTGTTAAGGTGAAGAATGATGACAATGATAATGAAATATGGCAAATCtcaatttcataaaaccaAGTGCTCTGACTGTCGCTTGAGGCGAAACACCTCTTAGTGCTTGTAGATGgataacataaattatttatagtttctttaaaaaggCGCTTTAGCAATATTCAATTACTGCTTATGAAGTTATACACAGTCTTCCGTCATTTCTTATTCATTGAAGGAGGGTCTCAATTTCACTCTGTCTGTTAATATAGGTGGAAGGAAGAGCGGACTGTTAAACTAGAAGGCTCTGATCATGCACCGGTTTGTGCAAGTCTACTGGAAATCCCTGATACTCCTCAACATAGTACTCCATCTTTATCTGCAAGATACAATCCCAAGATTCACGGGCTTCAGCAAACTCTTGGTAGGAAAGATTTCCTCATTTTTGCTTGGTCGCTTTATTCAGTATTAAACAATATTCGTACGGAATATTATATAGTTGTAGGAATTGCACTTTATCTTGACTGCTGTATTTGTGCTGATGTATTATATTCACGCTTTGCATGTGTTTTTATCATGCTCTCATCATTGATGTGGGTTATTTATGTGATTCTAtagataattttctttcaaaaagtaacggaaaaaaatgtattatgtAGGACAGGTGGTTTACAGTCCtcgaatattaaaaaatcacaACTTAAAATCCATCCCTGAAGAAATAAGAACATAGAAGAATGCATATAATGGGTCCCAAAATTGTGTGTACTGATTAGGCAAAGTAGCCTTGCGAGTTCGAGATCTCCTCCTTGTCCAAGTTACTCAAAAGGAgctataaaacaaaaaatggcaaaagatgaaaaataaactCACACTCAGCCTCTTAAGGCTTCTTCTCTAACTAATCGAATCTCACCATGGTCCCCACCAAACACCTACGCACTTACCCACAAGTAACAATCTCATTCCTCCCTAATTACATCATTTTCCCATCACGTCTCTCCCTCCTGTTTCTTCGGGATAGACCTTAGCAAATCGGGTTCTATCAGCATATTTttgaatatatgtatattataaaacctcttcattttctttcaaattgttaAGGAAATGTCATAATATGAGAACTGGTTTCAGTGTAAttattctcaattttaaaGTTAGACATGGAGCTTATAGCGTTTGGCACTGCCAACATCTCGTGCATAATTGAATTGTATGTTTTAATTGAAAGTAAGCTGTCTTCTTGCTTTGTAATATTCTCATCTTGAGTTCAATGTGACCATAAACATATGCAGTGTCGATGCTTTTAAAAAGACAAGCTGCTGAAGATTCAGCACCGtgcaaaaaatcaaattcatctTCACTTGGGAATTTAGGGAATTGTTCTCAAGGATTTAATGGATCATTTGACAATGGTGACCAATCGGGCGATCTTCCAAGTGAATCTTGTTCTTTGACAAACCTAGAAACAGAAGATTCTCTATTAGAAACAGGTGAGTGTTCTGGTGGAAGTTATGCCAAGGAGGCTGCATGCAAAACCTTAACTACGCACGAACCTCTACATGCGAAAGCATTACCTGAGAATCCAACTCGGAAAAGAGTTAGAAGGTGTTCCCAGATGTCATTAAAGGCATTCTTCCAGAAAAATTCAGTTGTTAGCAACGATGCTGACAGCTCTAATGCAGATTCTTCAATCAGCAAAGGAGATACCTCCGAGTCTAATTCTATTGAAATTCCTAGATCAAATACTCAAATCAGCGACTCAGGCCGACAGTTAGAAGCATATCAGGGTCAGTCTCAAATTAATGCCACTcctgagaaagaaaagagtggTGTTGCCATGTTGGAATGGCGGAGGATACAGCAGGTTATGCAGAATAGCATACCCCTTTGCAAGGGCCATAAGGAGACTTGTGTTGCTCGAGTAGTTAAGAAACAAGGTCCTAATAATGGCCGCAGATTTTATGTTTGTGCTCGTGCGGAGGTAACCCTATTGTTTTCTGAGGGTTTTAACACGGTATCAAATTTAGAaagttttattacaaattacCAAGTCAACAAGTGATGAGTAGTACTCaagtattaataaatattgaattaataattcaTTAACTTGCATACCCTGGTTATaactcatttaatttttattgatacATGCTTGTAGTCGAGTATTTATAAAGATTGAATTTATCATAATTCATTAACTTTTGCTGTTCGATGTTCCCCTGCGATTtaacacattttattttcattggTGCATATCTCGTAGCCAATGTCAAGTACCTTTGCTAActgaaaatttcttttacttcatCAGGGTCCCGCATCTAATCCTGAAGCAAATTGTGGTTACTTTAAATGGGCGGCTTCCAAATCTCGGCATAAATAAGCCGATAATTGCTGGTGTCGTAATGCAGAATTGGCCAAATTCATTCCTTATCCTTTGCTTCCTACcagtattcaattttgtatctcTGGATGGATGCTGACTCGCTGACCATCAATTCTGTAAGAGTTATTGCCCTTTCTCTCTTACTTTTAGCGCCTGCATATATGAACTCCAATCATTTAGCTAGTTGGAATCAGCTCATGTAGTAGCGTCACATGCacataaaattatcatttctttttcttaatggCAAGATGAATGAGAAACCactttgttgatttttaaaaaatacacacACAAAACCAACTTTTGCTTAGAGCCtagagggaaaagaaagattaaCTGAATCTTGATCCAACTATCCTGCCTTTTTAATGGTTAGTTTAAAAACAATGATTTTAACTTATCTGCAATTAGCATACTGATGGTGACTATTTGCACTATGGGATCCTTCCTAATATCTTCGAACAAAGTTGCAGGATAGTTTGCTGATAAAAAGTGTCAAGGAAAGGTAAAAAGGTATGACAACGAACTGCTGTTTCACCACTAACTATACTGCTGAGcttcattttttaacaaaaaaatccaagCATGATTCACAACCCTTCAATACActgatatttctttttgtttgcatGTAAACTTGCTGCACTAAATTAGGAACCTTTTTGCatatatattctattcaaAACCTAAATGAAGAGATAACCCTTCAAACATTCCTCCTCCCCTTCTTCACCCAGAAACATGAATTCAGTGGATGATCTCGGTTACAGCAACAGACGCCTTCTTAAAGATTCCTTATTTGAACAACCATTTGGAAACCGAGAAAGAATTGTTACTATATGTGCGACTTCTGCCATTGCAGCCCTGTTTGTAATCTCTCTGTTCATCTCCCTCTTCACCTGCTTTCGGCGTCAACTGAACTCTCCTTCCTCTAAACCTCTCTCATCCACATGTAGCAGCCAGTTACTCACTACCATGCCTGTATATATCTATGGTGATTCATCTTCGAATATGCCGTCGTCTTATTGTTTTACATCGTTTGAATCCAGGACCTGTGTCATATGTTTGGCGGAGTTTGAGTACGGAGATGAACTTCGTGTTCTGCCTAACTGCAAGCATGTGTTTCATAAAGGTTGCATTGATCAATGGCTTCCATTGAGATCGTTGCTTTGCCCTCTTTGTCGAGAACATACAATCAAGGAGATTGAGACCATGAGGAGACCCGTTTGTTCAAACTATTGGTCCCGAAATCCAGCCTTCATATTGGCTTTCGGCCTTGGTAGTAATGCCCCATTACCCTCTCAATTGTAATTTCCATATCGAGTAATTACAAATCTAGCCTAATTTATCTAAACTAGAATAGCAGCTTAAAAAGTTACGATTACACAAACTCGGAAAAtacatcttaattaatatattagttAGTAAGTATTTAGTATGGTTATTGTTAGTCAATCTATAATTTAATCGGTGATATACTAAGAACATAGttgatttatatttaagtTAATCACGGATATATTAAGACCTAATTCATTTGATATAGTTTAGATAGATAATACATAGTTTATTCATAAGAATTGATAAACATCGCTGAGGTTGCCAACGATTTGAAGTACTGCATTTGATATGTGCTTTTGTGATGTATTACATACATGTTTGGTTAAAATTTATGAGTGACAACTCCAAGACGGGTAACTTTGGCGTATCTACAcgtttttgtaatttcatgtTGGGTAGTCcacttgattttaaataaggctaaataattaaagaaaaaacttttattttcttaacttttcaaaattttcaataatgcTTTTAAAGGTTAAACAAAAGGTTCTAAATATCCATGCAATTAGTTTTGGGTTTtgtactaaaaacaaaaaaaaatgtcatggCTATTGCTATTGCTATTAACGATTTCTGTACCTATATTAATGATagggatattttttttaacgtttttaaatttcattgttgaaaattttggaagtttATTCACTTTTCCTTTGTTGGGtgctatatttgttttaaatttattagagGGTGTCAACTTTAGATCTGAAAATTTATTAGAGCTATTTCACATGAAACAGTGAATAAAGTAAAagtggtttaatttttttgtcctTTCATGTCTTAACTAAAAATATGctctttaaattttgcttGGATCTCTAATTTTTCAATGATTATCTTTTCAGCcatgaattttgaattcaatttctatttgatatttaaagtTCTCAAAGTATTACTTTTTGAGAGATgtgtttctatttaatttggaaGTTTCAATCACTTTATCATTAGTTAACAATCACCTTTGATCTTTCAGTTAATtacaatttgaaaagtttaagtGTAAAATAATTGATCCAAAACTAAACATTAttgtgaagaaaaagatggatCCATACCGAACAGTCCCATTAGAAAACATCCAAAGAAGGaagtctttttattttaaaaaatatttacatgcaAAGTCTTCcactttaaattataaataatatatctattccaaaacaaaattattagtaaTACACACGGAGGAgatggaggtggaggtggaggtggaggtggaggtggagcAACTTTTTTTGCCGGGTCGGACCCAACATTCTAGAAGGCTTcaattggaaaaatgaattcaCATTTCCGCAAATGAGAAGTGCTACTACACATTTATTCATTAACTTTTGAgcttttatctttaaatttcaaaatatcataattttaccttttttttattttatatttgagttttgtttcgACTAAATCTATCACTCTCAAATTTTACTCTTCTAAATtgaatattcatttttcaatctttaatattaattttcaattttcaatttttaatattaatttctattgattaatttaagcttttaaaaaatcatagcCAATTAAGttttatcatctttttcattattattaaaatttaattttaaattattaatatatttaacaataaaGTCTAAAgtaagtatttaaaaaaaaaatctaacaatAACTTAGCTTAACCAACACAAACACATGTATAACGATAAAACGAAGTAGAAATAAAATCTTAAGAGTAAACTTTAATGTTTAgagatttttaattaaattgaaataaaaaaatattcgagacaaaaatataatatcttgaaatttattaactaaagaaaaacaaaacctgAAGAagatattttccatttttaaaaacaaaaaataacaaaaagatatGTTCTTTAGcagaccaaaaaaaaaatggaagaagtttTGGATTTAGAAGGAAGAGGAGTACCAGCTGGGGGCTGCCATAATTTTGGCCCTACAATTATGccctttttttcattttttaaatatatgataatcttttttatttccattaaaagaataaacaactcatccattataaaaaaatgacttCAAGATCTTTTTAGGATGGAAACATATTTTTCCACTTAGAGAACTCATTTGGCtacaattcaataaaataataaaaaggaatcATACAggttttttaatatctttattttgtttttctaatgcATTTATCAATGTATAGGAAACCCTAATTCTAATTTATGAggtaattattaatttgtttcttaaaaaaaaaaagaatgaaaggataataatttaacttttgtttcataaacatttcatttatgaaaaagaaataattgaatACTACTTTTCTTAGTAAAacgttcttttatttttaattctatttttttaaaacaaaaaagtagaATGTGATTTTGAGATCGATGTTTTTTCGAACTATTCTTGAAAGTTACGGTATATatttgtctatatatatatatagtgaatgaatggttgaaattGATACTATTAATTCCTTTAGTTACacaaaaaatggttttattGTGTAAGAAATAATCTCTCACACCATTTAATAATTTCCtccacaaaaaaatattacttcaAACCTTGACTAAATCTTTTTGTTCTTAgctttgtaattaaataaccTTATTGAAACATAATTTATTGACCGTTAGAAAagttatttcttaaatttaaacatctCGAGTTTCttagaataattaatttttctatgggaaaatatatatttaaaaaaatgtataattattaatactacaaattcaaattctccTTATCTTTAATTCGTACACCACTTTAAAAGAAGATCTAATCcttttatgataataattatgaCATAATTCAAGCTGAAACTTAAAAGattaagaaattataattaaaaactgGAGATGACCAAGAACCCATTGGGTTTGATTTTAACGTCTTGAGCTTGACCCATTAGAGAGTGAAAGAAAAGTCGAaatttgctttgttttttttttcatattttttaatcatattatttgaattttaatgtttttgttttgttatttttgttattgttgtggTTATCTTTATCTTCCACTTGGTGATGTTGTGATTTGATTATCCTATACACAAAGGATGTGATGACACATTTTCTACTTATTACTGCTTTTAtctcaactttattttaacataaagttgttattttatGCTCTTCTATTTCACTAGTGGCTAATTATTAATGATCAAAATGATAGATTACtactctttatatatatatttatagatcaTACGTTCAATACACGTAAAAGTTTTATAATAGGggtttataaagaaaaagtatgtTGATATAACAATGGAAAAGTATTTAGAAGGATAGAGACATggagttttcttcttcttaactAATAAAGAAAGGTGGAATGGAGaattttttatctattaatttaaatacatGTGAAAATTAATCtccataaaatttgatttaagttatattatgtttcattttttggaTGTTGatcgttttttctttcattaattaCGACAAAGAATAACTGTGTAGAggtatttatttagttttgatcttcCTCCTTATGGCCACTTAACCTTTCCCTCTCATATTGCCATGCACTGtccctattttctttttctcttctcttcttctcttttcttatcttttcttcctctttaatttcttcatcaataTCTTTCCTAGCGTTTcgaagaagaggagaaaggaaaaagaagaagaaatttgaaataaatggCATGTGGCTCTTCATTTAAGAGTTATGTTTTTAGATTTCATGATGTTCTTCCTCAAGGAAtacattttcttccttttgtatAACAAACTTGAATAagagacattttttttgtgaattggaacttcatttttttcctttaatttttctccattttttattattacttatt
This DNA window, taken from Cucumis sativus cultivar 9930 chromosome 6, Cucumber_9930_V3, whole genome shotgun sequence, encodes the following:
- the LOC101222374 gene encoding DNA-(apurinic or apyrimidinic site) lyase 2 → MKIVTYNVNGLRPRITQFGSLAKLLDSFDADIICIQETKLRRQELRADLVIADGYETFVSCTRTSEKGRTGYSGVATFCRVKSAFSSNEVALPVRAEEGFTGLLESSQDGKRTMAAVAEGLEEFSKEELLKLDSEGRCIVTDHGHFVLFNIYGPRADSDDSDRVLFKLNFYNVLQKRWEHLLHMGKRVFVVGDLNIAPTSMDRCDAGPDFENNEFRRWLRSLMVACGGRFIDIFRAKHPDRRDAYTCWPQSTGAEVFNYGTRIDHILCAGPCLHHDNNLPGHNIVACHVMECDILSQYKRWKDGNSYRWKEERTVKLEGSDHAPVCASLLEIPDTPQHSTPSLSARYNPKIHGLQQTLVSMLLKRQAAEDSAPCKKSNSSSLGNLGNCSQGFNGSFDNGDQSGDLPSESCSLTNLETEDSLLETGECSGGSYAKEAACKTLTTHEPLHAKALPENPTRKRVRRCSQMSLKAFFQKNSVVSNDADSSNADSSISKGDTSESNSIEIPRSNTQISDSGRQLEAYQGQSQINATPEKEKSGVAMLEWRRIQQVMQNSIPLCKGHKETCVARVVKKQGPNNGRRFYVCARAEGPASNPEANCGYFKWAASKSRHK
- the LOC105436034 gene encoding E3 ubiquitin-protein ligase RHA2B is translated as MNSVDDLGYSNRRLLKDSLFEQPFGNRERIVTICATSAIAALFVISLFISLFTCFRRQLNSPSSKPLSSTCSSQLLTTMPVYIYGDSSSNMPSSYCFTSFESRTCVICLAEFEYGDELRVLPNCKHVFHKGCIDQWLPLRSLLCPLCREHTIKEIETMRRPVCSNYWSRNPAFILAFGLGSNAPLPSQL